The genomic region GCTGTGGGATGAGCCATGCATGAGATCAGCTCTAGCGTACAAAATCTATGTGCAACAGGATGTTTGGGGGAGGGGTACATGAGTGGTACCGCCCTCCCTTACACTCGCCACAACACTGGTCCGGAACACGTCTTCTCACTCTGCCCAGCGAGCCTCCCTGGGATgcgcgcagctcctcaGTGTCGCTTCGCATTGCCTAGTGGTCATGGCCACCAACCAACAGTGCGAGGGCTGCAGGCAATGccatgccgaggaggatgagacTGGTGCGTGTCGAGTTCTCGAGACGCGGTCCGTCGGTCTCTCTGTGCACCTCATGGTGCGGGTGGTGGCAGTGGTCGTCGGGTCCCGTCTCCGAGATGGGCTGGATGACGGTGGCGACGTAGAGGAATGAGCCGCCCTGGGGTTAGTAGTGtcggggggggggggggggagatGTGGGCGGTGCCGCGATGGACGGTGAGCGATGGGCGGTGGACCCGGGTGTTGGTGTAcgcggagaggagagatCAGGCGAAAGATGCCATACGAGCCGGCAGGACAAGGCCGGAGACGGGAAAGACCAGATCCAAAGATAAGACTCACCGAGAAGAGCAGCACCGCACCAGTCCACCATCCAAGGCTGTGGCCCTTACCCGTGCCGAACAGCTGCACGAGGAGGTAAgtgacgagcgcgccaacgggcgcggcgaggctgAAGATGATGAGGCGGGGGCGCACCTGCGCAGGGCTGAGGTGCAGCTGGAGCAATGTGGTGGTGAGGCCGAGTGCCGAGGGGCCTGGGATTAGTTAGCTATGGACAATGGCTTCGAGCTTCCACTGCGTGCGGCCGCTACATTCAATTAATGAACGCAGCTGCGATTCAGCCCGCCCGAATGTTGCAGCTGCCGGTTGCCAGGCCGCACTGGTCAACGACTCCTTGGACTGCCGCCTCCGCGTCTCGGCTCGTTTTCGGAGGCGCCCGCGACTCACCCTTGTGCACCAGCACCGCGAGGAAAACGACAAGCCCAAGTTGCGGGTTATCCGACAGACTGCTAGCGCCGAGCGCAATTCCATCCGCGAGACCATGAATAACAAGTCCAAGAGTCGCGCTCATGCCATGCGCTGTAGCATGTGACGAACAttcctcctgctccttAGGCAGCATCGGAGCCATGCTTGCTCTCCGTTCCGGAAGAAAGTGTGTGTgttcctcgtcctcatcgtgGTGCGGATGGTTGGGGTGAGGACACACATTCTCCACGCTTCCGTCAGCTCAATCTTAAGATGCGATTACAGAAGCATGAGGGCAAACCccgagaggagggagaacCCGATGGCGTGTGTgctcttggcgtcggccgcgTACATTGTCGCTACGCCCCTGTTGTTAGTTGGATAACGTGGGGTGGCGTACTCTGGGATGATGATTGCGAGCGCAGCGCCAACGAGTAACCCCATCCCGAGGACTTCAACACCTGAGAGCGCCTTGTCTGATATTAGTGTGGATGGGAGGGGTACGTAACTGGAAATTCTACTCTTCAGGAGGAGGGGtagcgcgccgacgagtaGACTCGTGGCGAACATGGCCACGCATTGGCCTATGAGTATGATAAAAGGCATCGTTGGATGAGATGGAGTGAGATGGAGAatggatgagatgagattGGGAGATGAGACGGAAATGGTAGAGTGGTAAGGTAGGGTGAGTGGCGGCTGGAGGTGAAGACGGAACAACATCGGTTGATCGGCGGGACCTGCCTCGAGACGAGCCTTCCGAACCAGGCTGTGCACAGTCCAAGTTATGACCGTAAAGTCCTCATTTCCACTCGCTAACTTCTCACTAGCCACTCCCACGCAATGCAGACTGAACCATAACATGTCTTGGTCTCGGACTCGGAGTAGCCAATGTGTCAGAGCAAATGAAGCCTGCGTGGCTCGTGGCGAGGCTCGGAGCAGAGCGGTTGAATTGATGAACATGCATTGTCACCTGAATCATAGCTCAAGGTTCGAATTCCGTTATTAGAAGTACAGGAGATTGTTATTTCAATCAATTGCATACACTGATATAATTATCCACGTGCGTTGTGCGGACATGGACCACTCTCCACtccacgacctcggcaaCACTCGGTGGGCCGAACCGAACCCCACCATCCAGCCTCCAAGTCGTGTCGTGCCATTCCGCAATactccccatccccacGACTACAAAGGCCACAACCATGTCCGCAGCAACTAGTCCGCACCCTTCGCGTGCGGCCAGTCCGACGCCAGGGCGCGAGTTCAGTACCGAGAGCTACTTCAATACCCAGAGACCGCCGGCCAGGCTCGAGGTGCAGACTGAGGCGATGCGGTCGTTTGTGCAGAAGTGGGATGGCAAGAGGCGCGTCGTTCTTGTTACTGTGAGTTGTGTTGGAATGGGTGGAAGAcgagggaagggaagggtgGATGAGGGATATTCTGGatcgcgtcgacgcgcggTTGACGGGCGTGCTTCCAGTTCGCCACTGAacactaaccccagtctGGCGGCACCACCGTCCCCCTCGAATCCAACACCGTGCGCTTCCTTGACAACTTTAGTGCTGGTACCCGCGGCGCCACGTCAGCCGAGTACTTTCTGAGTGCCGGCTACGCCGTCGTGTTCATGCACCGACTGCACTCTCTCCGCCCATTCAGCCGACACTATTCGCACAGCCTAAACCCGTTCCTGGATCTCTTGACAATTTCTGGCGACAGCGTCGTCGCGACTCCGGAACAGGCAaagcacctcctccccgtGCTTAGGGCGTATAATAGGGCTCACGATGAGGGGACAATGCTAAGTATCGACTTCCAGACCGTTAACGATTACCTGTGGCTTCTGAGGGCAGCGGGGCAGGTTATGGCGCCGCTGGAGCGCAGAGGCATGTTTTACCTCGCGGCAGCGGTTTCGGATTTCTTCTTGCCCGACGACAAGGTGGTGAGTTGAAAAGGGGGGAAGACCagaagagaaggaggagaggaga from Cutaneotrichosporon cavernicola HIS019 DNA, chromosome: 2 harbors:
- a CDS encoding uncharacterized protein (ZIP Zinc transporter) — protein: MGLLVGAALAIIIPEGVATMYAADAKSTHAIGFSLLSGFALMLLVENVCPHPNHPHHDEDEEHTHFLPERRASMAPMLPKEQEECSSHATAHGMSATLGLVIHGLADGIALGASSLSDNPQLGLVVFLAVLVHKGPSALGLTTTLLQLHLSPAQVRPRLIIFSLAAPVGALVTYLLVQLFGTGKGHSLGWWTGAVLLFSGGSFLYVATVIQPISETGPDDHCHHPHHEVHRETDGPRLENSTRTSLILLGMALPAALALLVGGHDH
- the CAB2 gene encoding uncharacterized protein (Phosphopantothenate-cysteine ligase), translated to MSAATSPHPSRAASPTPGREFSTESYFNTQRPPARLEVQTEAMRSFVQKWDGKRRVVLVTSGGTTVPLESNTVRFLDNFSAGTRGATSAEYFLSAGYAVVFMHRLHSLRPFSRHYSHSLNPFLDLLTISGDSVVATPEQAKHLLPVLRAYNRAHDEGTMLSIDFQTVNDYLWLLRAAGQVMAPLERRGMFYLAAAVSDFFLPDDKVAEHKIQSAKGSLHLEMDQVPKVLRPLVQEWTPEGYIVSFKLETDDNFLIPKARAALARYGHQLVIGNELHTRKYRVVFVERAITPPASGKEGYFTGGVRGLVDKRITGAMTPPLRGAQTPGGGAYEETWLELDQLNGGDKEKEIEEYIIGELVARHEAWIAAKK